One region of Cucurbita pepo subsp. pepo cultivar mu-cu-16 chromosome LG03, ASM280686v2, whole genome shotgun sequence genomic DNA includes:
- the LOC111790341 gene encoding receptor-like protein kinase FERONIA yields the protein MADCTSKPASATAPTLLFFAFSFFLHVLGDTPPPFNPTDKIFLDCGSPGNSSDSLDNRLWVGDERSKFFPSDLHHNNASLTSQAETQFSSINGVPYTTARLSHSEFTYSFPLSPGQKFIRLYFYSAPYKNFHRSKAVFSLKTGLRTLLRDFNASVNADTSDPPSGAIVREFCVYAEGNGVKLNLTFTPTNQDSYAFINGIEIVSMPDDLYYTPPNPNDQGGRGLKLVNIDNQFIPVENNTALELVYRMNMGGNLISPSQDTGMLRTWLQESNLLDSNLFPQPTDLSANLNYTKIPTYTAPENVYQTARTMGPNRTFNKGHNLTWEYPVDPGFTYMLRLHFCEFESNITAAGDRVFLIYIRDYTAEPQFDVFRRAGGKYSPIYEDYAVLVPGGNQKKVNLSVTLQPNPEDFKTRYANVILNGIEIFKLNDSNGNLGGQNPDPPITTVIQSPPPSIPPKKNSGKTVAVVIPVVIVGVVAILALGLFFFRRRRTFTDQNSSDGASWLALYSTTTNKSNKSSKTRNSNLPSNLCRYFSLPEIQAATKNFDDNFIIGVGGFGNVYKGYIDNDATQVAIKRLKPGSKQGAHEFKTEIEMLSQLRHLHLVSLIGYCNDGKEMILVYDYMSHGTLRSHLYGDNEQPLTWNQRLQICIGAAKGLHYLHTGANQTIIHRDVKTTNILLDEKWVAKVSDFGLSKVGPANMSNAHISTVVKGSFGYLDPEYYRRQQLTEKSDVYSFGVVLCEVLCSRPPLIRSADKKQVYLAEWVRRCCRDNTVAQIIDPNLRNEITPECLRKFVEMAVSCIEDEGMKRPSMKDVVWGLEFALQLQEASKKKGEEDDVGGGERDVGEEQWLVDETLFSSTGDRRMESESGMSNYVTTSNSDASIFTYNKGMSGTVFSEIKDPAGR from the coding sequence ATGGCGGACTGCACATCCAAACCTGCTTCTGCCACTGCACCAACCCTTCTATTCTTcgccttttctttcttcctccacGTCCTTGGTGACACGCCACCGCCCTTCAACCCCACCGACAAAATCTTTCTCGATTGCGGCTCCCCTGGCAACTCTTCCGACTCCCTGGACAACCGCCTCTGGGTCGGGGACGAACGCTCCAAATTCTTCCCTTCAGATCTCCATCACAACAACGCATCGCTCACTTCCCAAGCGGAAACGCAATTCTCTTCTATCAACGGCGTCCCTTACACAACAGCACGCCTGTCCCACTCTGAATTCACCTACTCTTTCCCGCTGAGTCCTGGCCAGAAATTCATACGCCTCTACTTCTACTCCGCTCCTTACAAAAACTTCCACCGCTCCAAAGCCGTATTCTCCCTCAAAACTGGCCTCCGTACTCTCCTCCGTGATTTCAATGCCTCTGTAAACGCGGACACTTCCGATCCTCCTTCCGGCGCGATTGTTCGTGAGTTCTGCGTGTACGCGGAGGGAAATGGTGTGAAGCTTAACCTTACATTTACACCCACAAATCAAGACTCCTATGCGTTTATCAATGGGATTGAGATTGTATCCATGCCGGATGATCTTTATTACACCCCACCCAACCCCAATGACCAAGGCGGTAGAGGGTTGAAGCTTGTCAACATAGATAATCAGTTCATCCCAGTTGAAAACAACACGGCTCTTGAATTGGTATATAGAATGAATATGGGTGGAAACCTCATCTCCCCCTCCCAAGACACTGGAATGCTTCGAACCTGGTTACAGGAAAGTAATTTGTTGGATAGTAACTTATTTCCTCAACCTACTGATCTCTCTGCAAATCTCAATTACACTAAAATACCCACATACACTGCACCAGAAAATGTGTATCAAACTGCCCGAACCATGGGTCCGAATAGGACTTTTAACAAGGGCCATAATCTCACATGGGAGTACCCTGTAGATCCTGGGTTCACTTACATGCTTCGTCTTCATTTCTGCGAGTTTGAGTCTAATATCACTGCTGCCGGTGACAGAGTGTTCTTGATTTACATTAGAGACTACACGGCTGAGCCACAATTCGATGTGTTTCGACGAGCCGGCGGGAAATATAGTCCAATTTATGAAGACTACGCTGTGCTTGTGCCTGGTGGTAATCAAAAGAAAGTGAATCTCTCTGTTACGCTCCAACCAAACCCAGAGGATTTCAAGACGAGATACGCCAATGTGATCTTGAATGGTATAGAAATCTTCAAATTAAACGATTCAAATGGTAATCTCGGTGGTCAAAACCCAGACCCACCTATCACGACGGTGATCCAATCTCCACCTCCGTCGATCCCACCAAAGAAGAATTCTGGTAAAACGGTGGCAGTTGTAATACCGGTGGTGATTGTGGGTGTTGTCGCCATATTAGCTCtgggtttgtttttcttccgGCGAAGAAGAACATTTACAGACCAAAACTCAAGCGATGGAGCTTCGTGGTTGGCTCTTTACTCCACAACAACgaacaaatcaaacaaatcaaGCAAGACCCGCAACTCCAATCTCCCCTCTAATCTATGCCGTTACTTTTCATTGCCGGAGATTCAAGCGGCCACCAAGAATTTTGACGACAATTTCATCATTGGCGTTGGCGGATTTGGTAACGTATACAAAGGCTACATCGACAACGATGCCACCCAAGTGGCAATTAAACGATTGAAACCAGGTTCAAAACAGGGCGCCCACGAATTCAAAACAGAGATTGAGATGCTCTCGCAGCTTCGCCATCTCCATCTCGTCTCCCTCATCGGGTACTGCAACGATGGTAAGGAAATGATTCTTGTCTATGATTATATGTCTCATGGAACACTCCGCAGCCACTTATACGGAGACAACGAACAGCCTCTCACATGGAATCAACGCCTCCAAATTTGCATTGGTGCCGCAAAGGGGCTACACTACCTTCACACAGGAGCCAATCAGACAATCATCCACCGCGATGTGAAAACCACTAATATCTTACTCGATGAGAAATGGGTCGCGAAGGTTTCTGATTTCGGGTTGTCAAAAGTGGGGCCGGCGAACATGTCGAACGCACACATTAGCACGGTGGTTAAAGGGAGCTTCGGTTATCTAGACCCAGAGTACTACAGACGGCAGCAGCTAACTGAAAAATCTGATGTGTATTCATTTGGGGTTGTTCTCTGTGAAGTGCTCTGTTCTCGTCCGCCGTTAATACGCTCTGCAGACAAGAAGCAAGTGTACCTAGCAGAGTGGGTTCGGCGGTGCTGCCGTGATAACACAGTGGCGCAAATTATTGACCCGAATCTCAGGAATGAGATTACGCCGGAATGCTTGAGGAAGTTTGTTGAGATGGCTGTGAGTTGCATTGAAGACGAGGGAATGAAGAGGCCGTCGATGAAGGATGTGGTGTGGGGATTGGAGTTTGCGTTGCAATTACAGGAGGCGTCgaaaaagaagggagaggaagATGATGTGGGCGGCGGCGAGAGGGATGTCGGGGAAGAACAGTGGTTGGTGGATGAGACATTGTTTAGTAGCACTGGTGATCGGAGAATGGAATCGGAGTCGGGAATGAGCAATTATGTGACGACAAGCAATAGTGATGCCTCCATTTTTACATATAATAAAGGGATGTCTGGTACTGTTTTTTCTGAGATTAAGGACCCCGCCGGAAGATGA